A region from the Triticum urartu cultivar G1812 chromosome 1, Tu2.1, whole genome shotgun sequence genome encodes:
- the LOC125507557 gene encoding uncharacterized protein LOC125507557 isoform X3 has protein sequence MLLTQRASACCLGLYDLFCCCVIRLIKKATTRDCAPSCSRLFLMLQPFPVEWKGRWKKLQEEWCSQRDIENQYVKTIKGL, from the exons ATGCTGCTTACCCAACGTGCTTCTGCTTGCTGCCTCGG GTTGTATGATCTCTTCTGTTGCTGCGTCATTCGACTCATCAAG AAAGCCACAACACGAGATTGTGCCCCCTCTTGCTCCAG GCTATTCCTCATGTTGCAACCTTTTCCTGTAGAATGGAAAGGAAGATGGAAGAAATTGCAGGAG GAATGGTGTTCCCAGCGTGACATTGAAAACCAGTACGTCAAGACTATAAAGGGGCTGTGA
- the LOC125507557 gene encoding uncharacterized protein LOC125507557 isoform X2 produces the protein MDWDILPCRAACWTRCGSPMLCSDGPPLLDGCRWLRFIFLWFACSLPLLWIRRANFACLLCFVHAQSGMVSCCRLRRALGPSLLLIEPTSSVTGASSSRPSCCLPNVLLLAASGCMISSVAASFDSSRKPQHEIVPPLAPEWKGRWKKLQEEWCSQRDIENQYVKTIKGL, from the exons ATGGACTGGGATATTTTGCCTTGCCGTGCCGCATGTTGGACGAGATGCGGTAGCCCCATGCTTTGTTCTGATGGGCCTCCTCTGCTTGATGGTTGCCGCTGGTTGAGGTTCATCTTTCTCTGGTTCGCATGTTCTTTGCCGCTGCTTTGGATTCGTCGTGCTAATTTCGCATGTTTGCTTTGTTTCGTTCATGCACAATCTGGTATGGTTTCCTGTTGTCGCTTGCGTCGAGCCTTGGGTCCGTCTCTCCTTCTCATTGAG CCTACTTCTTCTGTCACTGGCGCTTCTTCTTCTCGTCCGTCATGCTGCTTACCCAACGTGCTTCTGCTTGCTGCCTCGG GTTGTATGATCTCTTCTGTTGCTGCGTCATTCGACTCATCAAG AAAGCCACAACACGAGATTGTGCCCCCTCTTGCTCCAG AATGGAAAGGAAGATGGAAGAAATTGCAGGAG GAATGGTGTTCCCAGCGTGACATTGAAAACCAGTACGTCAAGACTATAAAGGGGCTGTGA
- the LOC125507557 gene encoding uncharacterized protein LOC125507557 isoform X1 — translation MDWDILPCRAACWTRCGSPMLCSDGPPLLDGCRWLRFIFLWFACSLPLLWIRRANFACLLCFVHAQSGMVSCCRLRRALGPSLLLIEPTSSVTGASSSRPSCCLPNVLLLAASGCMISSVAASFDSSRKPQHEIVPPLAPVFDTIYFCRLFLMLQPFPVEWKGRWKKLQEEWCSQRDIENQYVKTIKGL, via the exons ATGGACTGGGATATTTTGCCTTGCCGTGCCGCATGTTGGACGAGATGCGGTAGCCCCATGCTTTGTTCTGATGGGCCTCCTCTGCTTGATGGTTGCCGCTGGTTGAGGTTCATCTTTCTCTGGTTCGCATGTTCTTTGCCGCTGCTTTGGATTCGTCGTGCTAATTTCGCATGTTTGCTTTGTTTCGTTCATGCACAATCTGGTATGGTTTCCTGTTGTCGCTTGCGTCGAGCCTTGGGTCCGTCTCTCCTTCTCATTGAG CCTACTTCTTCTGTCACTGGCGCTTCTTCTTCTCGTCCGTCATGCTGCTTACCCAACGTGCTTCTGCTTGCTGCCTCGG GTTGTATGATCTCTTCTGTTGCTGCGTCATTCGACTCATCAAG AAAGCCACAACACGAGATTGTGCCCCCTCTTGCTCCAG TATTCGATACTATCTATTTCTGTAGGCTATTCCTCATGTTGCAACCTTTTCCTGTAGAATGGAAAGGAAGATGGAAGAAATTGCAGGAG GAATGGTGTTCCCAGCGTGACATTGAAAACCAGTACGTCAAGACTATAAAGGGGCTGTGA